Part of the Nitrospirota bacterium genome, TGGGAGACCTCGCCGTCAACATAGCGGAGCGCGCCCTGGAGCTCAACGAGGAGCCGCTGCTGAAGCCCTACATCGATATTCCCCGGATGAGCCAGATCTCGCAGGGCATGACGAGGGACGCCCTCGATGCCTTTGTGGAGCGGGACAAGCGGCTTGCGATGGACGTGATCATGCGGGACGATGAAGTGGATGATCTGAAGCACCAGATCCTGCAGGAGCTGCTCTTCTTCATGGTGCAGGACCCGAGCACCGCGACGAGGGCGAT contains:
- a CDS encoding PhoU domain-containing protein, whose product is GDLAVNIAERALELNEEPLLKPYIDIPRMSQISQGMTRDALDAFVERDKRLAMDVIMRDDEVDDLKHQILQELLFFMVQDPSTATRAMKISFVAQYLERIADHATNIAEMVIYLVAGKIIRHMQHPEEETAK